The Saprospiraceae bacterium genome includes a window with the following:
- a CDS encoding HD domain-containing protein → MNKKKIFNDPIYGLIRFPFDAIYEIIDHPYFQRLRRISQQALSHYVYPGAMHTRFQHALGATHLMCRAIDTLRSKGVSISDSEFEAVCIAILLHDVGHGPFSHALEHTLADVHHEKISLIIMEKIGEDLGKDFSLALSIFRGSYNRPFLHQLVSGQIDVDRMDYLTRDSFFSGVAEGIIGYDRIITMMNVSDEQLVIEEKGIYSIEKFLMARRLMYWQVYLHKTVISAEIMLIAVLNRARYLAISGIGIPSSDELNYFLSLKGDEKDFLHQPEFLSNYVQLDDMDILWMIKRSVNHPDRIFAALCKNVLERKLLKVSLSTEASMAFFLENKRIFQEAHQLTDDEIKYFFAEKKEVIYPYDTKSGEINMLLKSGKVLPYSALNTHLNTQAEERTFLFHAKNIDL, encoded by the coding sequence ATGAACAAAAAGAAAATATTTAATGATCCTATTTACGGATTGATCAGATTTCCGTTTGATGCGATATATGAAATTATAGATCATCCTTACTTTCAGCGATTGCGCAGGATATCTCAACAGGCACTTTCTCACTATGTATATCCCGGTGCAATGCATACACGATTCCAGCATGCATTAGGGGCGACCCATCTGATGTGCAGAGCTATAGACACACTCAGATCAAAGGGTGTAAGTATTTCCGATAGCGAATTTGAAGCAGTTTGTATTGCAATTTTATTGCACGATGTTGGACATGGACCTTTTTCTCATGCTTTAGAACATACCTTGGCAGACGTGCATCATGAAAAGATCTCACTGATCATCATGGAGAAAATCGGAGAAGACTTAGGTAAAGATTTTAGTTTGGCACTTTCCATATTTAGAGGAAGCTACAACAGGCCATTTTTACATCAGCTTGTTTCCGGGCAAATAGATGTAGATAGAATGGATTATTTGACCAGAGACAGTTTTTTTTCAGGTGTAGCTGAAGGCATCATTGGCTATGATCGTATCATCACTATGATGAATGTATCTGATGAACAACTGGTCATCGAAGAAAAAGGTATTTATTCTATAGAAAAATTTCTGATGGCCAGGCGCTTGATGTATTGGCAGGTATATCTTCATAAGACGGTAATATCTGCAGAGATAATGTTGATTGCTGTATTAAACAGAGCTCGTTATCTTGCTATTTCAGGTATCGGGATACCATCTTCTGATGAGTTGAATTATTTCTTAAGTTTGAAAGGCGATGAAAAAGATTTCCTGCATCAGCCTGAGTTCTTATCCAATTACGTACAACTCGATGATATGGATATCCTGTGGATGATCAAAAGGTCAGTCAATCATCCAGACCGAATATTTGCCGCATTGTGTAAAAATGTATTGGAAAGAAAGTTACTGAAAGTATCATTGAGTACTGAAGCGTCAATGGCATTTTTTCTTGAAAATAAAAGAATATTTCAGGAAGCACACCAATTGACTGATGATGAAATAAAATATTTTTTTGCCGAAAAAAAGGAAGTTATCTATCCGTATGATACTAAATCCGGAGAAATCAATATGCTCTTGAAAAGCGGAAAAGTATTGCCTTACAGCGCATTAAATACACATTTGAATACTCAGGCAGAGGAAAGGACATTTTTGTTTCACGCCAAAAACATTGATTTATAG
- a CDS encoding hydrogenase maturation nickel metallochaperone HypA produces MHEISLVRNVFNTLHHEFDDETIPKIKKIKIIAGVLSNIEPILMQNAFEAVVATDAPEFKDAIMDIQILPVIIECLHCQTKSEIKNYTFVCSFCQKPSNNIIQGNELLISGVEVE; encoded by the coding sequence ATGCACGAAATATCATTGGTAAGAAATGTGTTTAATACCCTACATCATGAATTTGATGATGAAACGATACCAAAAATAAAAAAAATAAAGATTATAGCAGGAGTCCTTTCCAATATTGAACCTATATTGATGCAAAATGCTTTTGAAGCAGTGGTCGCTACGGATGCTCCCGAGTTTAAAGATGCTATTATGGATATACAAATATTACCAGTCATCATCGAATGTCTGCATTGCCAAACTAAGTCAGAAATAAAGAACTATACTTTTGTCTGTTCATTTTGCCAAAAACCAAGTAATAATATCATACAAGGCAATGAATTATTGATCAGTGGTGTGGAAGTGGAGTGA
- a CDS encoding NHL repeat-containing protein, whose amino-acid sequence MPVTEGLIAPQISVEDHIFYGEEGNPFLAPRGVFISGNKLMVADTGQNRVFIWNQIPKTPYQKADVVLGQLLTTDTGRNSGDSVHANTLMYPSGIWTDGHKLVVADAWNHRVLVWHIFPTSHGQSADVVIGQKDFFSNQPNILGIGQTPNAQSLNWPYGVFSDGSRLYIADTGNRRVLVFNEFPTENFKEADAVIGKPNFEERDYENTDAIWPYSVKLNTKGHIAITDTQYYRVLLWNSVEKALSSSSEIIIGQPDIDSSGQNQFNLYPKENTLSWCYDTCFYKNGIFVADTGNSRILWFESLPSANNPSAQSLIGKKDFNTGSENAESIFGTEKSMYWPFSISVDEVENKLVIADTGNHRIIFHTLMI is encoded by the coding sequence ATGCCAGTTACTGAAGGCCTGATTGCGCCACAAATTTCTGTAGAAGACCATATTTTCTATGGTGAGGAGGGAAATCCCTTTTTGGCTCCTCGAGGCGTCTTCATCTCTGGAAATAAACTTATGGTTGCCGATACGGGACAAAACAGGGTTTTTATATGGAATCAGATACCAAAAACTCCTTATCAAAAGGCCGATGTTGTCCTCGGGCAGTTGCTTACGACAGATACAGGTCGAAATAGCGGAGACTCTGTACATGCTAACACACTCATGTATCCATCAGGAATATGGACAGATGGCCACAAACTGGTAGTCGCTGATGCGTGGAATCACAGGGTGTTGGTATGGCATATTTTCCCTACATCACACGGACAATCAGCGGATGTAGTGATAGGCCAAAAGGACTTTTTTAGTAATCAACCCAATATTTTAGGAATCGGCCAAACCCCAAATGCACAGTCCTTAAATTGGCCTTACGGCGTATTTAGTGATGGGTCTCGGCTCTATATTGCAGATACCGGAAATCGGAGAGTGCTCGTTTTTAATGAATTTCCTACTGAAAACTTCAAAGAAGCAGATGCCGTCATAGGTAAACCCAATTTTGAAGAAAGAGATTATGAAAACACCGATGCTATTTGGCCATATTCCGTCAAACTTAATACAAAAGGTCACATAGCTATTACAGATACGCAATATTACCGTGTTTTGCTTTGGAATTCTGTAGAAAAAGCGCTATCATCTTCATCTGAGATCATCATCGGGCAACCTGATATCGATAGTAGTGGACAAAATCAATTCAACTTATATCCTAAAGAAAATACTTTGTCTTGGTGTTATGATACTTGTTTTTATAAAAATGGAATATTCGTAGCAGATACCGGCAACAGCAGGATACTATGGTTTGAAAGTTTACCATCAGCAAACAACCCAAGTGCGCAAAGTCTGATAGGTAAAAAAGATTTCAATACAGGTAGCGAAAATGCAGAATCTATTTTTGGTACAGAAAAATCAATGTATTGGCCATTCTCGATTAGTGTGGATGAAGTTGAAAATAAATTAGTCATAGCAGATACCGGCAATCACAGAATTATTTTTCATACTTTAATGATCTAA
- a CDS encoding bifunctional nuclease family protein: MQDKIEMSIIALSKSKTSENNYVIVLEDENSKKRLPILIGGNEAQYIGIVLERLNTKRPMTHDLLNTTIEALGGKVKYIYIHELKQEIFVAEVVIQQKESADLVHIDARASDAIALATKTGVPIYTNEDILNQASFLNEIYVIESNKTSFNDYSIPELEELLLKVIQKEDYESAIRIRETIQRKKSNLNS; the protein is encoded by the coding sequence ATGCAAGATAAAATAGAGATGTCGATCATTGCTTTGTCAAAAAGCAAAACATCAGAAAACAATTATGTAATAGTTTTAGAAGACGAAAATAGTAAAAAAAGATTACCTATACTTATTGGAGGTAATGAAGCGCAATACATCGGTATAGTCTTAGAAAGGCTCAACACTAAGCGCCCGATGACTCATGACTTGCTGAACACCACAATAGAAGCATTAGGCGGAAAAGTAAAGTACATATATATTCATGAGTTAAAACAAGAAATTTTTGTAGCAGAGGTTGTCATCCAACAAAAAGAAAGCGCTGATTTAGTGCATATCGATGCTCGGGCTTCCGACGCCATTGCTTTAGCTACAAAAACTGGTGTTCCTATTTATACCAATGAAGATATACTAAACCAAGCAAGTTTTCTCAATGAAATCTATGTCATAGAGAGTAATAAAACTTCATTTAATGATTACTCAATACCTGAATTGGAAGAATTGCTTTTGAAAGTAATCCAAAAAGAAGACTATGAGAGTGCCATCAGAATCAGAGAAACTATTCAAAGAAAAAAGTCAAACCTAAATTCCTAA